TCGAGTGGTGGCGCTACGCGCAAAGCCTCACGTCCCGGCCGGTCAAGGGCATGCTCACCGGCCCGTACACCATCGCCGACTGGTCGTTCGATGAGCATTACTCCACTCGCGAGGCGTTCATCATGGACCTGGCGCGGGCCATCCATGACGAGGCCGCCGACCTGGAGAAGGCGGGCGCCCAATTTATCCAGATAGACGAGCCGGCTGTCAGCGTGCGGCCTGAGGAGATGGAGATAGCGGTCAAGGCTATGGCCGTCGTGACCAAAGGGCTGAAGGCCCACACCCTCACGCACATGTGCTACGGCAACTTCGACCTGGTCTATCCCGGCATCCTGCGCCTGGCGGTGGACCAGATTGACCTGGAGATGGCCAACAGCAACTACGACCTCCTGGCCTACTTCAAGAAGCAGCCCTTCACCAAGTACATCGGCCTGGGCGTCGTGGACGTGCACACGCACAAGCTGGAGACGGTGGAGGAGGTCAAGCGCGGCATCAAGCTGACGATGGAGGTCATTCCGCCGGAGCGCATCTTCGTGGACCCGGACTGCGGGCTGAAGACGCGCCAGGTGGACGAGGCCAAGGCCAAGCTCAAACTGATCGCGCAGGCGGTGCGCGAGGTCAAGAAAGAGATGGGCATCAGCGACGGCCCGCTGCCCGGCAAGCTGCCGGAGGCCGCCCGCCGATAGGCCCGCCCCGCGAGAAGGCCCGCTCATGGATTCGACAAGCTCACCATGAGCGGGGAATAGTCTTCCGCTCGTCCTTCGACACGATCAGGACGAGCGAGCGGGCCGCTCTTGGTTCGAGAACCCTGGGACACAATGACGTCCGCCTCGTCCCGAACCATGGGGACCGCTCGTTGAACCGTCACGTCGGTATCACCGGAGGCGACCCGCAAGGCATGTACCCCGCGATTGAGCGCATCGCCGTCGATGCCGAGCGCGCGGGCTTCGACTCCTTCTGGCTCATGGACCACATGATGCAGACTGGCCACACGGGTGGGGACGCCTGTGCAGTGCGTGGAGCAGTGCGCCAGGCTGCTGGAGGCGGGCGCGGACTACCTGATCTTCGGCTTCCCGGACGCGGACACGCTGGAGCCGCTGCGCCTGCTCATGGAGGAGGTCGCGCCTCCAAAGCCTTGCCGTGAGACCCCGTCTGAACTTCCGGCACCAGGGAGTTCAGACGGAGCAAGCTCCCTTTGACGGAGCAATGGGGGCGTCCCCCAGATTTCTCGCTCCCCCTTCCTGCGAGGAAGGGGGAGCGAGGGGGATGGTCCCGCGCAGGTGAAAGACCAAGCCCCTGCTCTAAAACTCCACCTTGGGGGCCGTCGCGGCGCCGGTCACGGACTGGAAGTACGCGCGCTCCTTGAACCCGAACATGCCCGCGAACGCGACCGTCGGGAACGTCTTGATGGACGTGTTGTACCGCTGCACAGTCTCGTTGAAGCGGCGGCGCTCCACGGAGATGCGGTTCTCGGTGCCCGCCAGCTCCGCCATCAGCCCCTGCACCGCCTCCAGCGACCGTATCTGCGGGTAGTTCTCCATCACCACCAGCAGGCGCGCCAGCGAGCCTTCAACCTGGCTCGCCGCGGCGGCCTTGGCGTCCGGCGTCGGCGCGCCGGCGTAGCGCGTGCGCGCCTCGGCGATGGCGTCGAAGACGGCGCGCTCCTGCGCCATGCCGCCCTTCACCGCGTTCACCAGGTTCGGGATGAGGTCGTAG
Above is a genomic segment from Dehalococcoidia bacterium containing:
- a CDS encoding LemA family protein, whose protein sequence is MKTLLPVLITVGVILAIVLIGVAIVSGTYNSMVSQSQAVDAQWAQVETQYQRRYDLIPNLVNAVKGGMAQERAVFDAIAEARTRYAGAPTPDAKAAAASQVEGSLARLLVVMENYPQIRSLEAVQGLMAELAGTENRISVERRRFNETVQRYNTSIKTFPTVAFAGMFGFKERAYFQSVTGAATAPKVEF
- a CDS encoding methionine synthase, translating into MTTGLWTTAVGSYPKPDYLLQARNKAARKEITPAELNKLERQATEMWMRFQDELSMDLPVDGEMYRGDMAAYFAENMEGFTTSGLVRSYGNRYYRKPIAKGAVGRKGPITVEWWRYAQSLTSRPVKGMLTGPYTIADWSFDEHYSTREAFIMDLARAIHDEAADLEKAGAQFIQIDEPAVSVRPEEMEIAVKAMAVVTKGLKAHTLTHMCYGNFDLVYPGILRLAVDQIDLEMANSNYDLLAYFKKQPFTKYIGLGVVDVHTHKLETVEEVKRGIKLTMEVIPPERIFVDPDCGLKTRQVDEAKAKLKLIAQAVREVKKEMGISDGPLPGKLPEAARR